In the Yoonia rosea genome, ATCAACTGGGGCCGTGTTCTGGCGCAGGTAGTTTATTACTTTACTGCCGCTGTGTCACTGGGCGCGCCGCACCGCGCCGTCAGCTTTACAGTACCGACAGGAAACTTCGGTGACATTTTTGCAGGCTACATTGCCAAGAAAATGGGCCTGCCAATTGCCGACCTTGTGGTTGCAACCAACCGCAACGATATCCTGCACCGCACGCTGCAAACCGGTGCCTATACCAAAGAAGGCGTGGAGCCGACGATCAGCCCCTCGATGGATATTCAAGTCAGCTCGAACTTCGAGCGCGCTTTGTTTGATGCCTACGGGCGTGATGGTGCCGCTGTTGCGAGCCAGATGGAAGATCTGAAAAAGGGTGGTTTCGAGATCAGCCAAGGTGCGTATCAGATGTTGAAGGATACCTTCAAATCCGGCCGCGCCTCTGAGGAAGAAACACAGGCTGCGATCAAGGCCTATCTGGCAAACCATGGTGAGCTTTTGTGCCCGCATACCGCCGTCGGTGTGCATGTGGCCGAGGCACATCTGGGCACCACGCCCATGGTCACGCTCGCCACGGCACACCCTGCGAAATTCCCTGATGCTGTGAAAGCGGCCTCTGGCATTGCGGCGCCTCTTCCACCGCGCATGGCGGACCTGTATGACCGACCCGAGCGCGTCACACGCGTCGGCAATGATCTGGCTGCCATTCAGGCGGTCATCAAGGAACGGATCCAGAATTGACCATCCAACTACACACGCTGTCCAACGGCTTTCAAATTGTGACCGAACACATGCCGGGGCTGAAATCAGCCAGCATTGGTATCTGGGTCCAAGCTGGCGGACGGCACGAACGGGTTGAGCAGAACGGAATTGCCCATTTCCTTGAACATATGGCGTTTAAGGGCACCAAGACGCGCAGCGCGCTGCAAATTGCCGAAGCCATCGAAGATGTGGGCGGCTATATGAATGCCTACACCAGCCGTGAAATGACCGCTTATTATGCGCGCGTCCTCGAAGACGACGTTGCCCTCGGGCTGGATGTGATTTCGGATATCTTGCTGAACCCTGTTTTTGATCCTGCCGAGATCGAGGTTGAACGCGGCGTGATCCTGCAAGAGATCGGGCAGGCACTTGATACGCCCGACGATATTATTTTCGACTGGTTGCAAGAGGTGGCCTATCCTGATCAGGCCCTTGGCCGCACGATCCTTGGGCCATCCGAACGTGTCAGCAGCTTTTACCGCGATGATCTGCAAGGTTTCGTCGCCGAGCATTACGGCCCCAACCAGATGATTCTGTCCGCTGCCGGGGCGATTGACCATGATGCGATTGTTGCACAGGCAGAGGCGCTTTTTGGTCATTTGACGGCCGTGCCACGTGCACCCGAACTGATGCAGCCTGCCTCCTTTGGCGGCGGTGAGCGACGCGAGATCAAGGATCTCGAACAGGTGCATTTTGCACTGGCGCTGGAAGGACCAACCTATCTGGACCCTGCCATTTATACCGCGCAAATCTATGCCAGCGTCATGGGTGGTGGGATGTCGTCGCGTCTGTTCCAGGAGGTGCGCGAAAAGCGCGGCCTGTGCTACACGATCTTTGCGCAGGCGGGGGCCTATGAGGACACGGGTCTGACCACGATCTATGCTGGCACCAGCGCCGAACAGATCGCGGAACTAGCCAACATCACCATGGATGAGATGAAGCGCGCCGCAGATGATATGAGTGCGGCTGAGGTCGCGCGCGCGCGGGCGCAGATGAAAGCAGGGCTTTTGATGGGGCTGGAAAGCCCGTCAAACCGTGCCGAACGGTTGGCACGGTTGTTGTCGATCTGGGGACGTATTCCGAGTATCAGCGAAACAGTCGCGCACATTGACGATGTCACAACAGGCGATGTGAAAGAATTTGCAGGACAGATGGCGGGACAAGCGGGTACGGCGCTGGCTTTTTATGGCCCCGCTGCCGCGGCCCCGTCGCTTGAGGCGCTGAAAGCGCGACTGGCGGCTTAATGCTCGGGGCCAAGAAGAAGGTCCGGATCGAAACCGAGCGGCTGACATTGCGCCCGCCGATACATAGTGATTTTCGGGCATGGGCGGCCCTGCGCCGTGACAGCGAAGCCTTCTTGAAGCCGTGGGAGCCGACCTGGGCACCTGACCACTTGTCGCGCAAAGCTTTCACCAATCGTGTCTATTGGGCGCAGCGTTCGATTGCGAACGGCACGGCGATGCCGCTGTTTCTGGTACGGCGCGAAGACAACGGGTTGCTTGGCGCGATCACGCTGGATCATATCCGCCGGGGTCCGGCACAATCGGGCATCACAGGCTATTGGATTGGTGAACCCTTTGCCCGCCAAGGATATATGCGCGAGGCCATACAGGCGGTTGTGCATCATGCGTTCACGGTGATGGACCTGAGCCGGATCGAAGCAGGGTGCCTGCCTGAGAACACAGCGTCGCGCCGGTTGCTGGAGCTGTGTGGCTATAAATACGAAGGCGTCGCGCAGAGCTATCTGCAGATAAACGGACGCTGGCGCAATCATGTGCTCTACGCCAACCTGCGCAGTGACCGGCGCGGCAAGACCGATGTTGGCTAGGGCGCGCGCCTGATAAGGACAGAATGGCTATGACACTTCCCCAAACACCTTCGTTCCGGCTTGATGGCAAACGGGCCTTGGTTGTTGGGGGGGCTTCCGGCATCGGGTTGGGCTGTGCCGTCGCACTGGCCGATGCGGGGGCCGAGGTGGCAGTGGCTGCACGCAACGGCGCGCGCGTGGGCAAAGTGGTAGACGAGATGACAGCCGCCGGTTTGAATGCGCTGCCGATGGTTATGGATGTCGCAGAGGTTGCCGCGACAGAGGCGACGGTGCTGGCTGAAGGGCCTTTCGATGTGCTGGTGAATGCGGCGGGATTCGCGATCCACGCGCCTGCGGTCGAGACCGAGGAGGCCGACTTCGACGCCGTCTCGAACATCAACTTCAAAGGAGCGTATTTCCTGACGCGAGCTGTCGCGAAAGGTCTGATCGCAGCTGGCAAGCCGGGCAGTCTGATCAACATTTCCAGCCAGATGGCGCATGTGGGCGGCAATGATCGGGCGGTTTATTGCGCCACAAAATTCGCGGTTGAGGGTTTTACCAAAGCGATGGCGATCGAGTGGGGCAAGCAGGGGATCCGTGTGAATACGATCTGCCCCACGTTTATCCGCACGCCGTTGACCGAAGTGACGTTTTCCGACCCTGACAAAGTCGCGTGGCTGTTGAGCAAGATCAAACTGGGCCGCGCAGGCGAGGTCAGTGATATCATGGGACCTGTGGTCTATCTTGCTTCGGACGCTGCGGCGATGATGACCGGCACCCACATGCTGATCGACGGCGGCTGGACGGCGGATTAATCATGGTTGGACGCGCGCGCGATCCGGTCCATGTCATAGCCTGATCTAAGGAAAAATTAAGATGCTTAACCCTGTTACACCGGATTTTGAAGACAGCCTGCGCGCCTTGCTGCCTGCGGCCGCGTTCAAGAATGACACCACACCCTACCTCTCCGAGCCGCGTGGCCGCTGGGAAGGGCAGGGGGTTGTTGTGGCGCCCGCCAGCACCGAAGAGGTCGCGAGCGTTGTCAAAGCCTGCGCCGCAGCCCGTATCGGGATCGTTCCCTATAGCGGTGGTACCGGGTTGGTTGGCGGCCAGCTTTTGCAAGAAGGTGTGCGGCCGGTGGTGCTGTCGTTGGAGCGGATGAACCGCATCCGCGAGGTCTACCCCTCCGAGAACGTTCTTGTTTGTGATGCAGGTGTGATTCTGGCCGATGTCCAGAAAGCGGCCGAGGACGTGGGGCGTTTGTTCCCGCTGTCACTGGCCTCGGAAGGATCAGCGCGGATTGGCGGGTTGCTGGGCACTAACGCGGGCGGCGTGAATGTGCTGCGCTACGGCAATGCGCGCGCGCTCTGTCTGGGGCTTGAGGTCGTGCGTGCGGATGGCAGCATCTGGCACGGGCTGACGCGGTTGCGCAAAGACAATACGGGCTATGATTTGCGTAACTTGATGATTGGCGCAGAGGGGACCTTGGGGGTCATTACCGGTGCCGCACTCAAGCTCGCGCCGCGCCCAGTTGGTGTGGGAGCGGCGATGATGGCGGTGCCCTCGCCTGCGGCAGCTTTGGAGCTTTTGGCGCTGGCGGGCGCCTTGATCGGCGAGGGTGTATCCGCCTTTGAGATCATGCACCGTCAGGGTTTCGATTTCCTGACCGAGGTCGGGCCGGGGGTTAAGCAACCTTTCGCTGAGGTGCCGGAATGGTGTGTGCTTATCGACGTGGGGCTCTCTGCGGGTATCAGCCCTGAAAAGGCGTTGGAGGATTTGTTTGCCTCTGCGTTCGAGTCCGGGTTGGTGACCGACGGGGTAATCGCGCAAAACCATGCGCAACGCGATGCGCTTTGGTATATTCGCGAGAATATTCCTGAAGCGAACCGTCGGATTGGATCGGTCAGTTCACATGACATTTCACTGCCGCTCAGTGCGATCCCGCAATTTATTGTCGAGGGTGAGAAGGCTTTGGCAGAGGTTGGCGCGTTCCGGATCAACTGTTTTGGTCATCTGGGCGATGGGAACCTGCATTACAACGTCTTCCCGATGCCGGGGCGGAGCCGTGCCGACTATGAGGCGGAGCGACCGCAAGTGAAGCGCGTTGTGCATGATCTGGTGCATGCCATGGCAGGGTCGGTCAGCGCGGAACACGGGATCGGGCGTCTCAAGGTCAAAGACCTCGAGACTTATGGCGATCCGGTGAAGCTCGACATGCTGCGTGCGATCAAAGAGGCGCTGGACCCGCTGGGGATCATGAACCCCGGGGCCGTTTTACGGCAAAGGCAGACGCCTCCGGCGGAAGTTTGAAGGGACATGGAAAGCGGGGGGCTATTCGCCTTCAAACTGGCAGAGCGCGTGGACGTTCATGCCGAGGCTTTCCAGTTTCTTGCGCCCGCCCAGATCGGGTAGGTCGATGATGAAGGCGCAGCCGATGACTTCGGCCCCCATGCGTTCAATCAGTTTGATGCCTGCCTCTGCGGTGCCGCCTGTTGCAAGAAGGTCGTCGACCAGCAGGACTTTTTCACCCGCTTGCAGGGCGTCGTCGTGCACTTCCATCGTGGCCTGCCCGTATTCGAGCGTATAATCCTGTTCGATTGTCTTGCCGGGAAGTTTGCCTTTTTTGCGGATCGGCACGAAACCAACCGACAGTTGGTGCGCGATTGCGCCGCCAAGAATGAATCCGCGCGCCTCTAGTCCCACAACTTTGTCGATAGGTTGGCCTGCATAGGGGTGCAAGAGCTGGTCAATCGCGATGCGGAAGCCGCGGGCGTCGCTAAAAAGCGTCGTCACATCACGGAACATAATCCCTTCATGCGGGAAGTCTGGGATGGTGCGGATATAGTCTTGGACAGTTTTCATTTTCTTTTCCTAAAGGACACGGCCAGCGACGGCGTCGAGTTTCGCAACCAGTGCGGGATCACGTTTATCGGGCGCGGTCATCACCGCGTATTCGAGCGCACGGTCACA is a window encoding:
- the thrC gene encoding threonine synthase translates to MRYISTRGTAPSLSFEEAMLTGLARDGGLYVPQEVPTLGHAQIAAMAGKSYEDVAFDVMRPFIGDTFTDAVFRKLIAQAYAGFGHAARAPLVQLDSNHFLLELFHGPTLAFKDFAMQLIGQMFQAALTRSGDRVTIVGATSGDTGSAAIEAFRGLKAVDVFIMYPHGRVSEVQRRQMTTPTESNVHALAVDGDFDDCQAAVKDMFNDFAFREEVKLAGVNSINWGRVLAQVVYYFTAAVSLGAPHRAVSFTVPTGNFGDIFAGYIAKKMGLPIADLVVATNRNDILHRTLQTGAYTKEGVEPTISPSMDIQVSSNFERALFDAYGRDGAAVASQMEDLKKGGFEISQGAYQMLKDTFKSGRASEEETQAAIKAYLANHGELLCPHTAVGVHVAEAHLGTTPMVTLATAHPAKFPDAVKAASGIAAPLPPRMADLYDRPERVTRVGNDLAAIQAVIKERIQN
- a CDS encoding M16 family metallopeptidase — translated: MTIQLHTLSNGFQIVTEHMPGLKSASIGIWVQAGGRHERVEQNGIAHFLEHMAFKGTKTRSALQIAEAIEDVGGYMNAYTSREMTAYYARVLEDDVALGLDVISDILLNPVFDPAEIEVERGVILQEIGQALDTPDDIIFDWLQEVAYPDQALGRTILGPSERVSSFYRDDLQGFVAEHYGPNQMILSAAGAIDHDAIVAQAEALFGHLTAVPRAPELMQPASFGGGERREIKDLEQVHFALALEGPTYLDPAIYTAQIYASVMGGGMSSRLFQEVREKRGLCYTIFAQAGAYEDTGLTTIYAGTSAEQIAELANITMDEMKRAADDMSAAEVARARAQMKAGLLMGLESPSNRAERLARLLSIWGRIPSISETVAHIDDVTTGDVKEFAGQMAGQAGTALAFYGPAAAAPSLEALKARLAA
- a CDS encoding GNAT family N-acetyltransferase; protein product: MLGAKKKVRIETERLTLRPPIHSDFRAWAALRRDSEAFLKPWEPTWAPDHLSRKAFTNRVYWAQRSIANGTAMPLFLVRREDNGLLGAITLDHIRRGPAQSGITGYWIGEPFARQGYMREAIQAVVHHAFTVMDLSRIEAGCLPENTASRRLLELCGYKYEGVAQSYLQINGRWRNHVLYANLRSDRRGKTDVG
- a CDS encoding SDR family NAD(P)-dependent oxidoreductase, with the protein product MTLPQTPSFRLDGKRALVVGGASGIGLGCAVALADAGAEVAVAARNGARVGKVVDEMTAAGLNALPMVMDVAEVAATEATVLAEGPFDVLVNAAGFAIHAPAVETEEADFDAVSNINFKGAYFLTRAVAKGLIAAGKPGSLINISSQMAHVGGNDRAVYCATKFAVEGFTKAMAIEWGKQGIRVNTICPTFIRTPLTEVTFSDPDKVAWLLSKIKLGRAGEVSDIMGPVVYLASDAAAMMTGTHMLIDGGWTAD
- a CDS encoding FAD-binding oxidoreductase; its protein translation is MLNPVTPDFEDSLRALLPAAAFKNDTTPYLSEPRGRWEGQGVVVAPASTEEVASVVKACAAARIGIVPYSGGTGLVGGQLLQEGVRPVVLSLERMNRIREVYPSENVLVCDAGVILADVQKAAEDVGRLFPLSLASEGSARIGGLLGTNAGGVNVLRYGNARALCLGLEVVRADGSIWHGLTRLRKDNTGYDLRNLMIGAEGTLGVITGAALKLAPRPVGVGAAMMAVPSPAAALELLALAGALIGEGVSAFEIMHRQGFDFLTEVGPGVKQPFAEVPEWCVLIDVGLSAGISPEKALEDLFASAFESGLVTDGVIAQNHAQRDALWYIRENIPEANRRIGSVSSHDISLPLSAIPQFIVEGEKALAEVGAFRINCFGHLGDGNLHYNVFPMPGRSRADYEAERPQVKRVVHDLVHAMAGSVSAEHGIGRLKVKDLETYGDPVKLDMLRAIKEALDPLGIMNPGAVLRQRQTPPAEV
- a CDS encoding adenine phosphoribosyltransferase; amino-acid sequence: MKTVQDYIRTIPDFPHEGIMFRDVTTLFSDARGFRIAIDQLLHPYAGQPIDKVVGLEARGFILGGAIAHQLSVGFVPIRKKGKLPGKTIEQDYTLEYGQATMEVHDDALQAGEKVLLVDDLLATGGTAEAGIKLIERMGAEVIGCAFIIDLPDLGGRKKLESLGMNVHALCQFEGE